A stretch of the Deltaproteobacteria bacterium genome encodes the following:
- a CDS encoding hydrogenase small subunit: MDKEQKAFYERLESKGVSRRDFMKYCTFLTATMGLSSSFVPKVADVFAAPAQRPPVVWLHFAECTGCSEAILRSMYPFVDELVLEILSVEYHETIMAAAGHQAEENLHAAVSKYEGKFICVCEGAVGTKFGGGYGKVGGRTFLEIAKSVVPKAAATISLGTCAAYGGVQAAKPNPGGYKGVGDALGVKTLNIPGCPPNPINFVGTVVNYLLLGKLPALDNLGRPLFAYGTTIHDKCPRRSHFENDEFVEEFGSEEAAMGYCLYMMGCRGPETYNNCPIVKFNDGTSWPVEAGHPCIGCSEPDFWDNMSPFYEEM, translated from the coding sequence ATGGACAAGGAGCAAAAGGCGTTTTATGAGAGGTTGGAAAGCAAAGGGGTCTCGCGCAGGGATTTCATGAAGTACTGTACGTTTCTGACCGCAACCATGGGGCTGTCCTCATCGTTTGTTCCGAAGGTGGCGGATGTTTTCGCGGCACCGGCGCAGCGGCCGCCGGTTGTGTGGCTCCATTTCGCGGAATGCACAGGATGTTCTGAAGCCATCTTGCGCTCGATGTATCCGTTCGTGGATGAACTGGTTCTCGAGATTCTTTCCGTAGAATACCATGAAACCATTATGGCCGCCGCAGGACACCAGGCGGAAGAGAACCTGCATGCCGCGGTAAGCAAGTACGAAGGCAAGTTCATTTGCGTCTGCGAAGGCGCTGTGGGCACCAAGTTCGGCGGCGGCTACGGCAAGGTCGGCGGGCGGACGTTCCTCGAGATCGCCAAGAGCGTCGTACCCAAAGCCGCGGCGACCATCTCCCTCGGGACCTGCGCCGCATACGGCGGCGTGCAGGCCGCCAAACCCAATCCGGGCGGATACAAAGGCGTCGGCGATGCCCTGGGCGTAAAGACGCTGAACATCCCCGGATGTCCTCCCAACCCGATCAATTTCGTGGGAACCGTTGTCAATTATCTGCTCCTCGGTAAACTCCCCGCCCTGGACAACCTGGGCCGGCCTCTGTTTGCCTACGGCACCACCATTCACGACAAGTGCCCCCGACGGTCGCATTTTGAAAACGACGAGTTCGTTGAAGAATTCGGCTCCGAAGAGGCCGCCATGGGCTACTGCCTCTACATGATGGGCTGCCGCGGCCCGGAGACCTACAACAACTGCCCCATCGTCAAATTCAACGACGGCACCAGCTGGCCGGTGGAAGCGGGACACCCCTGCATCGGCTGCAGCGAACCCGATTTCTGGGACAACATGAGCCCGTTCTACGAAGAGATGTAG